In the genome of Microcoleus vaginatus PCC 9802, the window TGCACGGTGCTAGCGGTTTGCCGGAATCAATGATTCATCAATGTATTGAATTCGGAGTATCGAAATTTAATGTGAATACAGAAGTTCGCGAAGCTTATATGGACGTGTTAAAAAGTAGCATTTCTGAGGCACATCCCGATTTGTTGGAAATAATGGAAAAAGCTATCGATGCCATGCGATGGGTCATTTCTGACAAACTGCAACTTTTCGGTTCTGTCGGTAAAGCTTATTTGCATCACTCTGTCGATACGCATAACTTGACCGCAAAGAGTACCAGCAACAAACAAACAAGCCGCAACCAATCAAATTTTGATCAAATGTTAAAGCCTGTGTATAGTGAGGCCTTCAGTCTTATGTTGAAGTAAAAAAAAACTAAAGTCCTGACTGCGAACCAGTTTTTAGTCAGGACTTCAGTCCTCTCTAACCATTTAAAAATCGATCGGGATTGATGCCAGATTCCCGCAGCCGCCGAATTAAAGACTGCAATTGAGCTTCCGCTGACTCGACCCGCTGCCGTTGCTGTTCCGCTTCAGTCAGAATCCAATTGCCATCAACATCATACCAGCGCAGCCACAGTCGATCGATTTCCTGAAACTCTGCCACAAACCCAAGCCCAAACTTAGGCCAGCAATCCACACTCGCGACTAGGGCAATTCTAATTTTTGATAGTGTCCGCCCTTCAATTCCAACACTCGCAATTTGTTAGTATAGCGACTGAAAACGGCATAAACACGAACCCGCAAACATTTGCTCGTAAACATCCCATTTTCTCGGCGGTTCCTCCTTCGTCTCCGGCTCCAAAACTTGCCCGTTACCCGAAGCGTTTCCCGACTGAAGTAGCAACTTTTTTTTCATCGGTATTTTCGCCTAAATCTTCTTTTTCTGTTCCCGGCGAAAGCAGTTCTACAATTACCAAAGGATTCACCCCTTCCGGTCAAGTAACGTAACTCATCCGCAGTTCTGAGCGATCCTAAAGTCGGGGAACTCCCACAACTCGAAACCAATCGGGCCGCTGGTGCCACAGAGTATCATGCACATCCTAATAAAGGTTCATGTCAGTGCCGCTAAATATCTCAGAAGCTCGATAATTCCGAGGTCGAAACGTCAGGCTCAACAACTGCGGCTGCAAATCGTGAAATTCCTCCCGCAAACCAGGTTCCTCCGGGTCTTCGCTGGGTAAATCGTACATCGTCGGCAGCGTTTCTCTGGGCGATCGCGGCGGCTCTGTTTGCGACACAGGATATTTAAAAGGCAACATATAATATTGAGGAATGATTGCATTTATGCTAACATCATTTTAATACTTGCAGGACGAGCGCCAACACCCTGTAAAACGTTTATGGCAAACTTTTCTTCCTCTCTTTTGTGAAGTCAATCTCACCTCTTAAATCTCAAATCGACTGATCCGAAATTCTGCACTATGATCGACATTCCTCAACTGATTGCTCAAGAACTTTCCATTAATCTGTCTCAAGTCAATAATGCTCTGGAACTTTTCGCCGAGGGAGCAACTATTCCGTTTATTGCCCGCTACCGCAAAGAACGCACGGATTTGTTGAATGAAATTCAATTGCGAGATATCTCCGATCGCTTCACGTATCTGACGGAAATTGAAGACCGCAAAAAGTCGATTTTAGAGACGATTAGCTCTCAGGGGAAACTCACTGAAGAACTGCAAGCGAAAATCGAATCGTGTTTGCAAAAAAACGAACTAGAAGACCTTTATCTGCCTTACAAACCAAAGCGGCGGACGCGAGCGACAATTGCTAGGGAAAAAGGTTTGGAACCGCTGGCAATTTTTATCAAATCTCTGAACTTACCGACGGCTAAACCAGCAGATTTGGAGGCGGAAGCAGCTAAATACATTTCGGAAGAAAAGGGCGTTAAAACAGCAGAAGAAGCTCTTAAAGGTGCTGCGGATATTTTGGCGGAAGCGGTTTCGGAAAAAGCAGAATTGCGGGCTTATTTGCGAGAGTTTTTGATGAAAACAGGAGTTTTTGTCTCGAAAATTAAAGATGATTTCCCGGAAGGAAGCACTAAATTTGAAATGTACCGCAATTATCAAGTTGCAGCGAGAAGCGTTCAATCGCACAATATGTTAGCGCTGTTTCGGGGGGAAACGGAAGGAGTCTTAGATTTGGAACTGGCGTTTGATGAATCCGCAGTGATGGCTTATTTGGAAGCTCAGGAAATTAGAACTAGGATACCGGAAGTTAAAGAGTTTTATCGATCGACTTTGAAGGATGCCTTCAACCGACTGATGAAGACTTCCTTAATTACAGAAGTACGATCGCACAACAAAGCCGTCGCTGATATCGAGTCGATCGCCACTTTTGAAACCAACCTCCGCGAGTTGCTGCTGTCGGCGCCGGCGGGCATGAAACCCACATTGGCGATCGATCCGGGATTTCGCACGGGCTGCAAAGTTTCCGCCCTCGATGAAACCGGGCAATTTTTAGAATATCAAGCAATTTTTCCCCACCAAGCGGCCGCTCAGCGCCAGCAAGCTGGTAAAATTGTCAAGCATTTAATTGAAAAATATAAAATTGAATTAATCGCGATCGGCAACGGTACAGCTTCGCGGGAAACAGACGAATTTGTTTCGGAAGTATTGGCAGAAATGGACAGGAAACCGATTAAAGTCATGGTGAATGAATCCGGTGCATCGATTTATTCAGCAAGCGAAGTGGCGATCGCCGAATTTCCAGACCTCGACATCACCGTTCGTGGCGCAGTCAGCATCGGACGGCGCTTGCAAGACCCCCTCGCCGAACTCGTGAAAATCGACCCGAAATCAATAGGAGTCGGTCAATACCAGCACGATGTTGACCAAAAACTGCTCAAAAAGAAACTCGATGAAACAGTCGAAAGCTGCGTGAATTATGTCGGAGTAGACTTAAACACAGCCTCCAAAGAACTGCTGACCTTTGTGTCAGGAATGACGGCAACAGTGGCCAAAAATATCGTCAATTACCGCAACGAAAACGGCGCATTTAAAAATCGTCGCCAGCTCCTGAAAGTTCCCAAACTAGGACCAAAAGCTTTTGAACAAGCAGCCGGATTTCTCCGCATTCGCGGCGGCGAAAACCCCCTGGACAATACCGCAGTTCATCCCGAAAGTTATCCTGTAGTGCAGGCGATCGCCAAGGATTTAGACTTGCCGCTGACAGGAATAACACAAATATCGGAAAAAATCAAGGCTGTAAACATCAAGAAATATGTCACAGAAAAAGTGGGAGAACCAACACTCAGAGACATTATTTCCGAACTAGAAAAACCGGGAAGAGACCCGCGCGCCGAGTTTAAGTATGCCACTTTCCAAGCAGGAATCAAAGAAATCTCCGACTTGCAAGTTGGCATGGAATTAGAAGGCATAATCACGAATGTAGCTAACTTTGGAGCCTTTGTTGATGTGGGAGTGCACCAAGATGGTTTGGTTCACGTTTCTCAATTAGCCGATCGATTCGTAGATGACCCCAAACAGATTGTTAAAGTCGGACAAGTTGTGAAAGTGCGGGTTTTGGAGGTGAATGAGAAGTTAAAGCGGGTTAGTTTGACGATGAAGCTGCAAGAAAAACAGCAACCGCAAAATGGCAATAGCGCGAGGCTTCCGGCCCCGCGCCGTCGTTAAAACTAGGGCTGAAAGCTGAAAAAGGGCGATCGGCTATAATTGTGTAATCCTCACCAACCTCAAAATTATACGGTTGCAAGTAAAGGTTTACCCTTGCGACTAATCTAGAAAGAGGCGTGTTATACGATCGCCCCTATTAATCTTGAGTTTTTAGAGATTTTAATTAATTTAGAAATATTTGGACTGCTTTTTTCAACCCACTCTTCTTGATAGAGATGATATCGACTTAAATCACAAGTCGAGAAATCACCGATGGCGAGGGCGACTAATAAAAGCTGGAGGGGGTATTCTACTAATCGTTGGCACAGGTTTAAGCGTTATTACCTGGAAAGTCTTCTCACCACCTTCTGTTGAGCGGCTACCACTTCCCAAAACTTTGGTTTCCCTAGAATCACCCTTCGGACAACAGCTATTGAGCCAGAGCAAGAGCAAACAGGATTTTCAACCGCTTAGCACCCACATTGAAACTCAAAAACGTCCCGCCTATTGTGGTGTGGCTAGTAGTGTGATGGTTCTGAATGCACTCGGCAGCAAAAAACAGGGATATCGCCCCCTCACCCAAGACACCTTTTTTGACGGTCAAACCCAGAGCATCCGTTCTTCTTATGCCGTCACTTTTTCGGGCATGACTCTTGATGAATTAGCGGCTTTGCTCAGAAGTCACAACGTCAAAGTTGAGGTCTATTATGCGTCGGAGACAACACTTAACCAATTTCGTACCCAAGCTAAAGCTAACCTTGCCCGTTCCGGCGACTATATAATCGTGAACTACCAACGATCTGTTTTGGGTCAGGGTAAAAGCGGGCATATTTCTCCCCTCGCTGCCTATCACGAGCCAAGCGATCGGTTTCTGATTGAAGACGTAGCCAGTTATAAATATCCGCCTGTATGCGCTTCTACGGAGACTCTTTGGAAAGCGATGAATACTACTGATTCAATTTCCAAAAAGACACGTGGCTATCTAGTTGTGCGTCAGTAAAAAAGAGAATTAGGCATTGAATAGGTTCCCATTCAATCACTTACTAAAAAATGACAAAACTGCGAGTGCGAGCAAAAGCAGTTGGAGTATTATGCTATTTTTGATTTGAACTTTATCCGTTTTGGAAAAGCATTATGTCTAAACTTTTTGCCGTTGTTGTAGCAACCATTCCAGAGTATTACGACTACAAAAACGCTCACCCAGAACACGACCCAAATCAACTAGCTTGGTTTCGCGAGCAACAGGAGAAAGGAATACTACTGTGTTGTGGCCCGTTTTTTCCCTATGATGGAACGGGACTTTGGGTGATTCAGGCAGAAAATGTGGAAGAAGCTCAAACAATTGTTAGCAGCAGCCCCCGGGCACGGGATGGTATGTTAGCGGAATCTACCAGAGTAGTGGAGTGGCAGGTGCATATTGGGTGCGAGCGTTTTGGGCATAGTAAATAGGTAGGGGCTATATTTGCACTTACTCATTCACCTCCAAAGAAGAACCATTGGGCTTGCGCCGTGATAAATGTATATTCCCTCCCCCTAAGCCGCCGAGCGATCGCGGAATAAGAAAATATAGACAGCGCCATTGCGAACTCAGGTTGATACTACATATTTTGAATCACAACTCATCCACGCCTTACCAAAATTTACCGTGGTGTGAAATAGGAGTATCCTTGCGTAAGGCTACAATCCATAGGCAATACTCGTACCCAGCCGCCAAGTGTGGATTGACTTGGCAAACTACCTCATATTGATCAAGTTTATCAACATCGCAAAAGTTCAGCCACTGGAATTCCCAGAGACTTTCGGTATTGGGACAATCATTTACCTGAATAACCACCTCTTCGTTTGCGAATTTTTTAAACGTAGTTGATTTTATGTCAAGTAGATAAGCTTTGACTGCTGACCCAATTGAACTAAAGTTGTTGAGAACCCGAATTGCTGCTTTTCCGAGAGTTGGATTAAGTCCATTCGCATCACCAGAAATGTACACCTCCACGTAATCAAAAGGATTTGGCCCTGTCGAAGCAGCCCCAACCCAGTATCCATCACTCTCGATATAATTAAAATCCTCGCAAAAGCTTTCTAGGTTTTCGAGCATGACTTTATAAATTTCCACAGCAAATATTACCCTAAGCCAAAGTTTAACTATTTAAACACGCTATAGCTATCAACACCCGAACTGCCATCGCCCTTCCAAAACTTGCTGATTCTTAGAACGCTACATTAAGAAATACCCCCGGCCGATGCAGCAATGCAGTAAGTGCGGCAAACTTTCTGGTGTCGGGTCGAGTACACCAAACATGAAGATAGAACGGCACGGGCAAACCAAAATACTCACGCAACAGGAAATGGAGCTTTTGTTCAACAAAGGTTTGCAAACCTCACGCGATCGCACGCTCTTGGGGATTTGTCTCTAACACTCCCTGTCGCACTGCCGAAGCTTGTTCGCTGATGGTCAAGCATATCTACACGAACTCTGGCGCTGTCGGCTCTACAATTAACTTCCGCTTTCGCCAACACCAAAGGCAAACTCCAAACCAGGACGATTCCGGTCATTGAAGATTTGTGATCGTTCCTAATATCTTGGCATTCCCGCGCCGGCGAGACTTACTTATTCGTCGGCTGCCACCCTTCCCACCATTGGAAGCATTTGCACCCCGACTCAGCGGACAAGGTTTTGAGAGAAGCGTTCGATCGCGCCGGCATCAAGGGAGCCTCCACCCACAGTTTTAGGAGAACGGCCCTGACCCAGATGAGCAACGCGGGTATCCCGCTGCGGATTATTCAAGAAATCAGCGGTCACAACAACCTCCAACAATTGCAGCACTACTTAGAGGTGAAGCCGGATCAAGAGTCAGAGGAGCGATCGCCTCTCTTTCCATGCTTTCCTACAGGGGGAAAAAGGTATTTCCCCACGTACAGGCTGAATTGCCCGCTGTGCCGTTAGCAAGAGAGCAACTGTCACAACCCCTATCCGACGCGGCTGAAGAAATTCCCGACTGGTGACGAGCAATTTTAGATTTTAGATTTTAGATTTTGGATTAACAGTCACGCATCCCAACTCGAATGACGCTCGCTTTACTCACGCCCGCCAGAACTTCTCACCTCTAGATTTGTTACAATTCTCGATCGTGTGGAGCGGGTGCACCTGCGAAACCTGCTGAAAGGAGAACTTAAGGGCGATGCGGCTAAAATACGGCGTTGCTCTCTTGGCGGCTCCTTGGGGGGCATTGATGGAGTGGCGCGAAGAAAAACTAAAAACATCGCTACAAAGAAGTTAATTACCGCATTGGGAAAGGTGAGTATTTCACCTTTCCTCGCCCTCAAGCTTATTCTGAAGGATTTGTACGGGCCGGATTCCATTGAGGTTGATAATCAAACAACCACTTGAACTGCAAATCAGCCAACCTTGTAGGAGTGAGCTTGTAGATGGCGTTCCGCAACAAACATCCGATCGCCGTATCCGCCTGTGCTAATTTGCCTATTTGTCTGGAACTATTGAATACGCGAGTAACTCGCTGAGTGCGGCTGGCTTCAAACTGCCGCAATAGGGAAGGAACAGTATCGCCACCAGTTCGGCTAGTAAATAGCAGTGAAGCTAGTTCAAAAGAGTCTTCCACCGCCATACAGCCCCCTTGACCGATACTCGGTTGAACTGGGTGCGCGGCATCCCCGATTAAGGTAACTCGCCCTTGCCCCCATTGGGTTCCCAGCGGTGGCCGATCTACAATATCATCTCGGTAAATCTTCTCCCCGTCGAGAGCTTCGATGATAGCTGGTACTGGGTCAGCATAGCCTTTAAACAGGGAGCGCAAGGCATTCAAGGAACCGCCCAGCGCATCGTCATTACCGCCCACTGGGGTGTTGTTGAAAGCATAGAAAGCAAACCCACCGCCACCGACATCGAAGTAGCCAAAGCGAGTGCCCTGACCCCAGAATTCGGCCCAACTGTATTGTGAATCGAGCGGTAAGCCAGAGCCATCAAAGTAGCCTCTCCAGCAGCAAGTCCCACTGTACGCAGGGTCCTCTAACCGTTCCCTACCGTTCAACCTAGCCCGTACCTTGGAGTAAAGACCATCAGCACCTACTAAGACCTCACCCTCAGCAGTGCGACCGTCAGAGAACAATACCCGAATGCCGTTGTCCGTGTCCTCAAATTCCTCAAAGGCAACGTCCGTCCGCACTGTTCCCTCTGGCAAGGCTTCCAATAAAATCTGCTGAAGTTCAGGTCGCAGGAGGCACACACCCAAGTCATCTTCGTCTATGAATTGAGGAGCGTTAATGTAGAGGGGTTTCCCTTTTTGGTCAAAAAACCCACCTTTAAGGATCTTGCCTCCCAAATGGTAAAAGCGCTGATAAATCTGCCCTGATTGCAAGAGCTTGTAGACGCGCAAAGCATTGCGTTGGATGAATATGCCTCCGGGTCCTGAGAGCATAGCATCCAAACCGCGCTTCTCGTATAGTTCAACTGCAATGCCGGCATCGAGACAGGCACGGGCTAGGGTCAGACCGCCAATTCCACCGCCGATGATAATTACCTTTGATATTGAAGTCATATTATTGAGTGAGCTGTACAACATGAAAAAATTTAGGCAATTGACTGGTGAGGGGGATGAACCTTTCAAAACAACTGCCTGAAGAAGGGAAATTGGTGAGGAATTACCAACTGACTCGCTGTGTTCAAATAGCCGAATTTTAAATTTTTATCGACTGCTACTAGCTTCACTGAAACTCCAGGCAATTTCAAACGAAGGCTCTACAAGAAATTGTCCCGTCCTCTCAGAACGCTCTGCCGAAGGCTCATCAATAAGTAACAACATCCAACTAAAGGCGGGGAATTAGAGCAATTGAAGGTGCTGTGGAAAGAGTACGGCAGGATTGAGCGCTCCATTTCCAGAGATTCGATCGACTTGCTATGGCGGTGGTTGGGATTGCTAGAATCACAGGGATCTCGCTTTCTGGGCGATTGCATTCCCTGATTGGGTCGCCGATACAGAACACTTTGTAATTGCAGCGCCAAACCTCATGACACCATCTATGGACTTGGTTTACGAAGAAACCTACAAAAACCAGTCGATTAAAATTTATTGTTTCAGTCAGTTTGCGCCTGGTGGAGTTGGCTCTTCTCACTTCTGGGCCATTATTGATGATTACAGATTGCCTGGAAATTGTGATGGCCGCTCCCATAATCCTTTTTGTGCTTCGGAGGATGCAGAAAATGCGCCAACTCCCGAGCATTCGTCGGCACTTGCAGCAGCCAAAGCTTATTGCGACACAAGAGTGAAGCCAAGCGAGCAACGCGGGGACGAACTACTTTCCCTCACCCTATTCTACCGGAAAGTTAAAACCTTGCTGGGCCAATTTTTCTCTTCGCTGGTAAAAAGGTGAAGCTGCAACAGAAAACTGCTAAAGTGATAGAATGAGCGCTCGAGATAGTCAATAAAAGCGGGTGCATCTTCAAACCCTGCTTTGAAGAGAATTTTGATACATATGTGGCTTAAATACGGCGTTGCTCTCAGTGGCGAACTGACGGGCATTGATGAAGTTGGGCGCGGAAAAACTAACCTCGCTTGTCTTTACTGCGGTGGCGGACTGACAGCAAAAAAGGGTTCGGTGAAAGAACATCACTTCGCGCACACCGGCGAAACTTGCAAGTTCGTCAGCCAGCGTATTCAAACCAAAGCATTTCCATCGTTGCCCCTCTACGATAATTTCAACATCCAGCTTAAGGGTGATGAATTAGAAAAATTAAAAGTGCTGTGGAAAGAATACGGCGCACAGGGCTACGCTATTCCCAAAGACTTGGTAAACTTTCGGTGGCAGTTGAAAGGATTGCTAGAGTCGGAGGGATCTGGCTCTTATCAGTTTACCGACCTGGGTAAAATCCCAGTGGGTGCGCTTCCCCTGGCGTTGTTCAACCGAGTCCAAGAACCACTGCTGCTATCAGAGTTAATCAAGTTGGAAGGCTCTGTAGAAATTGCCGAAGCTGCGGGGTTATCTTGCTTGGAGGAACGATTGGCTGATTTGCAGATTTATCGAGCACAGCTTCGCCGGATTCTGGTGAACTCGCTCTATTTCCTTGAGGTGAAAGCGGACGGGAGCTGCTTCTATAAAATTGGAATTACCACTCGATCGATCGAGGAACGCATCGCCGAAGTGCAGCGGGATGTGAGAGCGCATTACTCGAATGTCGCTGTCAGCTTGCTGGGATTGTGGGAACACCGGGGGAATGTGGAACTGTACTTCAAACACCGATATCAACCCTTTAACTACCGGATTGGCAAGCTGACGGAATATTTTCAATTTCCAAACGTCAAAGTCGTGCTGCAAGATTTGTGTGAGATGAAACCCAAAATTCTGAGTGATGTTGAGGTCGATGTTCTCAGCTTGTGCGATCGAAGCCGCGGGTAATGCTTTCCAACCGCTTGACGATTCGTTTCCTTTTCTGTGCGAGCCTTTTTCAGGTTCTTTTCCAAACGACGCAGGTCAGATTCTCTGCGTACATCACTCTCAACTACTAACCACAAAAAAATTTTGGATAAATTAACCCTAGGTGTAACGACTAGGGCTGTCTCAGCATCATGTGAGCTTTGTGGAAAGCGACCGCGCTCAACCTGAGGGCGTACAGGCTCACTCTTGGGTTATTAGTAATAACCGTTTGTTTCAAATTACAAATCTATTGTTTCAAATCATAACGTTGATTATCTTTCTCTTAGATTATTTGCTCATCGATTATCCCAGTAATTACCATAATGCTATTGGTTGGCAATACCCGCAGTACATCAAAAAACCTACCCACACACCTCGATAGGAAAATACTATGAGCAACGGAAGTGGATGCCCATTTACGGGCGGCGGTCAGAAATCTCAGCCTCGTCATATGCCGTCAAACCGAGACTGGTGGCCGCATTATTTGAATCTGAGCATCCTCCACCAGCACACCCCCCAGGCCAATCCTATGGGTGAGGAATTCAACTACGCTGAGGAGTTCAAGAGTCTTGACTTAGCTGCCTTGAGGGCAGATATCTACGAGCTGATGACCACCTCCCAGGACTGGTGGCCAGCCGACTACGGCCATTATGGGCCGCTCTTCATCCGCATGGCTTGGCACAGCGCCGGCACATATCGTATTGGCGACGGTCGCGGCGGCGCGGGTTCGGGTAGCCAGCGGTTTGAGCCTCTCAACAGTTGGCCAGACAATGCGAACCTCGATAAGGCGCGCATGTTGCTTTGGCCAATCAAGCAGAAATATGGCAAGAAAATTTCGTGGGCCGACCTCATGATCTTCGCTGGCAACTGCGCGCTTGAGTCGATGGGTTTCAAGACGTTGGGTTTTGCTGGTGGGCGCGTGGATGTCTGGCAGCCAGAGGAAGACATCTACTGGGGTTCTGAGAAAGCTTGGCTCAGCAATGAGCGTTACGAAGGCGATCGGGTGCTCCTGAATCCTCTCGCCGCCGTTCAGATGGGACTGATCTACGTGAACCCGGAAGGACCAGACGGCGAGCCCGATCCGGTCGGCTCAGGGCGCGATATTCGCGAAACCTTTGGTCGGATGGCGATGAACGACGAGGAGACAGTCGCGCTCACAGCCGGTGGGCACACGTTCGGCAAATGTCACGGTGCGGGCGAGGCGACGCACGTAGGGGCTGATCCTGGGGGTGCCACCATCATCGATCAGGGCCTCGGCTGGAAGAACGCCTTTAACACGGGTGTCGGCGTCGATGCGATCACCAGCGGTATCGAAGGCGCATGGACTCCCACTCCGACGCAGTGGGACAACAGCTATCTCGAAACCCTGTTCAAATATGACTGGGAGCTGACGAAAAGCCCCGCTGGCGCGTGGCAATGGAAGCCCAAGGGCGACGCTGGTGCGGGTACGGTACCCGACGCGCACGATCCGTCGAAACGGCACGCCCCCATGATGACCACGGCGGACATGGCGATGAAGATGGACCCCATCTACAACCAGATTGCGCGACGTTACCACGACAACCCGGATGAGTTTGCCGAGGCGTTCGCCAAGGCGTGGTTCAAGCTGACGCACCGCGACATGGGTCCCCGCTCACGCTATCTCGGGCCGGAGGTGCCCCAGGAAGAGTTCTTGTGGCAAGATCCCATTCCCGCAGTCGATCATGAATTGATTGATGAGCAGGACATTGCTGCCCTCAAGGGCAAGATTCTTGCTTCGGGACTGTCTGTCTCCCAACTGGTTTCGACTGCTTGGGCGTCGGCGTCAACGTTCCGCTGCTCCGATATGCGCGGTGGAGCGAACGGGGGGCGCATTCGTCTCGCGCCGCAGAAGGATTGGGAAGTCAACCAGCCAGAGCAGTTGGCAACAGTGCTGCAAACCTTGGAGGGAATTCAACAGGAGTTCAACAGCTCCCAGTCTGGCGGCAAGCGGGTTTCGCTCGCTGACCTTATCGTTCTGGGCGGATGCGCGGGCATTGAGCAAGCGGCGAAAAATGCCGGTCACGACGTGACGGTTCCCTTCAAGCCGGGACGCACGGATGCGCTGCAAGAGAAAACGGATGTCGAGTCCTTCGCCGTGCTTGAGCCGACTGCGGACGGGTTCCGCAACTACACGAGCGGCAAACACAGCGAATCGCTGGAAGAGTTGCTGGTTGATCGGGCGCAACTACTGAGTCTCTCAGCTCCTCAGATGACGGCTCTCTTGGGCGGCTTGCGCGTTCTGGGTGCAAACTTTGGAGGATTTAAACACGGTGTCTTTACCCATCGGCCAGAGACGTTGACCAATGACTTCTTCGTGAACCTGCTCGACCTGGGTACGACGTGGAAGGCGACCTCTGAAGATGAGTATGAGTTCGAGGGGAGCGATCGCAAAACAGGCGACCTGAAGTGGACTGCTACCCGTGTTGACCTCATCTTCGGCTCAAACTCTCAGCTCCGCGCCCTGGCGGAAGTCTATGGATGTGTGGACTCGCAGCAGAAGTTTGTCAATGACTTTGTGGCGGCGTGGGACAAGGTGATGAACCTTGACCGCTATGACCTTCGCACAGTCTTAGCGAAAACCTCTGCGAGGAGTTTCTAGGCGTAACTTCAACCGATCGTCGATCGAGGCTACGTTAACCCGCGGCAATCCTAAATGCGGGTAGAAGCTAGAGACAAAAATGAGAGCGGCGTTTCAACTTGTCTTGAACCACCGCTCTGGGCTTTAGGCCCTGATGCCAAAGCTGTTTAGAAACATGAACGCGAGATTAGTCACGTTGTAAGATGTGCCAATGGTATCGGAGTAGTAGTAAATATTATGTACTGATTGAATATTTATTGCCTCAAAGTCGAGTTGTAAAGATGGACAAAATACCAAATAGCACCAATATGGTTTTCTAACTTTTTAGAAAATGAGAGAGTCTTTCTTACAAGATGTGACATTAGGTTAATGCTGGATAAGATCGATATAGGAGATAATATTCAGCAAAAGTGACAGATAACACCCAAGAACCCGGACTTAACCTGCAAAGTTTCTGTTTAATCCCTTAAAATTAGGGTGTTATCCAGCAGATACGACGGATAATCCTGGAAAGTAAAGGTATTATCCAGCACATCTGTTGAATACTGAAGTTTCTACTGTCCCGGCTTAAACTGGTAGCCACGATGCTAATTAGACAAGCAAAAACAGCCCTAAGTTCCCTAGGTTATGAACTAGATTGCCGTGAGGAGGCTTTTGGTTATCTAAGGGATTCCTCCGATGTACTCGGACAGCCAGAGCAATTGCGACGGAGGATGCAACAAGACGGTTACTTATACTTAAAAGCCTTTCTTAACTCTCAAGAGGTTTGGCAAGCTCGTCAGGAAATTGCAGCTTGTTTAGCTGCTGAGGGAAGCTTGGAACTTGACAGCCCTGTTCTAGAT includes:
- a CDS encoding RNA-binding transcriptional accessory protein, whose translation is MIDIPQLIAQELSINLSQVNNALELFAEGATIPFIARYRKERTDLLNEIQLRDISDRFTYLTEIEDRKKSILETISSQGKLTEELQAKIESCLQKNELEDLYLPYKPKRRTRATIAREKGLEPLAIFIKSLNLPTAKPADLEAEAAKYISEEKGVKTAEEALKGAADILAEAVSEKAELRAYLREFLMKTGVFVSKIKDDFPEGSTKFEMYRNYQVAARSVQSHNMLALFRGETEGVLDLELAFDESAVMAYLEAQEIRTRIPEVKEFYRSTLKDAFNRLMKTSLITEVRSHNKAVADIESIATFETNLRELLLSAPAGMKPTLAIDPGFRTGCKVSALDETGQFLEYQAIFPHQAAAQRQQAGKIVKHLIEKYKIELIAIGNGTASRETDEFVSEVLAEMDRKPIKVMVNESGASIYSASEVAIAEFPDLDITVRGAVSIGRRLQDPLAELVKIDPKSIGVGQYQHDVDQKLLKKKLDETVESCVNYVGVDLNTASKELLTFVSGMTATVAKNIVNYRNENGAFKNRRQLLKVPKLGPKAFEQAAGFLRIRGGENPLDNTAVHPESYPVVQAIAKDLDLPLTGITQISEKIKAVNIKKYVTEKVGEPTLRDIISELEKPGRDPRAEFKYATFQAGIKEISDLQVGMELEGIITNVANFGAFVDVGVHQDGLVHVSQLADRFVDDPKQIVKVGQVVKVRVLEVNEKLKRVSLTMKLQEKQQPQNGNSARLPAPRRR
- a CDS encoding glutathione gamma-glutamylcysteinyltransferase encodes the protein MDCFFQPTLLDRDDIDLNHKSRNHRWRGRLIKAGGGILLIVGTGLSVITWKVFSPPSVERLPLPKTLVSLESPFGQQLLSQSKSKQDFQPLSTHIETQKRPAYCGVASSVMVLNALGSKKQGYRPLTQDTFFDGQTQSIRSSYAVTFSGMTLDELAALLRSHNVKVEVYYASETTLNQFRTQAKANLARSGDYIIVNYQRSVLGQGKSGHISPLAAYHEPSDRFLIEDVASYKYPPVCASTETLWKAMNTTDSISKKTRGYLVVRQ
- a CDS encoding zeaxanthin epoxidase, which gives rise to MTSISKVIIIGGGIGGLTLARACLDAGIAVELYEKRGLDAMLSGPGGIFIQRNALRVYKLLQSGQIYQRFYHLGGKILKGGFFDQKGKPLYINAPQFIDEDDLGVCLLRPELQQILLEALPEGTVRTDVAFEEFEDTDNGIRVLFSDGRTAEGEVLVGADGLYSKVRARLNGRERLEDPAYSGTCCWRGYFDGSGLPLDSQYSWAEFWGQGTRFGYFDVGGGGFAFYAFNNTPVGGNDDALGGSLNALRSLFKGYADPVPAIIEALDGEKIYRDDIVDRPPLGTQWGQGRVTLIGDAAHPVQPSIGQGGCMAVEDSFELASLLFTSRTGGDTVPSLLRQFEASRTQRVTRVFNSSRQIGKLAQADTAIGCLLRNAIYKLTPTRLADLQFKWLFDYQPQWNPARTNPSE
- a CDS encoding GIY-YIG nuclease family protein, producing MWLKYGVALSGELTGIDEVGRGKTNLACLYCGGGLTAKKGSVKEHHFAHTGETCKFVSQRIQTKAFPSLPLYDNFNIQLKGDELEKLKVLWKEYGAQGYAIPKDLVNFRWQLKGLLESEGSGSYQFTDLGKIPVGALPLALFNRVQEPLLLSELIKLEGSVEIAEAAGLSCLEERLADLQIYRAQLRRILVNSLYFLEVKADGSCFYKIGITTRSIEERIAEVQRDVRAHYSNVAVSLLGLWEHRGNVELYFKHRYQPFNYRIGKLTEYFQFPNVKVVLQDLCEMKPKILSDVEVDVLSLCDRSRG